From Roseibium alexandrii DFL-11, the proteins below share one genomic window:
- a CDS encoding BA14K family protein produces the protein MFKTIVTTSAAVTIAAGAMIFAGSNTAQAGNGWGVAAGVAGGFAAGALVGSALSQPRYAGPPTYYYAPRRVYRPAPVVTYRPAPWTNAWYNYCTSKYRSFNPRTGYYLAYSGNYRFCR, from the coding sequence ATGTTCAAGACTATTGTTACGACTTCCGCCGCAGTGACGATCGCCGCTGGTGCTATGATCTTCGCTGGTTCAAACACTGCTCAGGCCGGTAATGGTTGGGGCGTCGCCGCCGGGGTTGCCGGTGGTTTCGCAGCTGGCGCACTTGTAGGGTCTGCGCTTTCGCAGCCCCGGTATGCTGGTCCTCCAACCTATTATTATGCACCGCGCCGTGTGTATCGCCCGGCACCGGTCGTGACTTATCGTCCGGCCCCGTGGACCAATGCCTGGTACAATTACTGTACCAGCAAATACCGGTCCTTCAATCCGCGAACCGGTTACTATCTCGCATATTCCGGCAACTACCGGTTCTGCCGTTAA
- a CDS encoding HD domain-containing phosphohydrolase, with protein sequence MKREEIIVVVDPDVSVQSAMTKLFSEHHALSCFSDAEAAIEFLKKHPAAAVVFSCYNIPEYDGVAFLSECAVVAPQAARIMLTREGSKDVIKKALNEGHAFMYLEKPCQRAEIISALEAGLSHHRQLAKERALLERTLSGSVKMLIEMLSVFHPEAFRRTPIIRQQAVRLAREIGLKKTWELEMAVMLSPLGEAMLPKEILSRYRAARNLSDEERSILAKAPEQTRDLLQNIPQLERVADYLYLSACGYDGSGFPENGPEGDKIPLVSRILKLLTDLWYASPEGGPDAAAFDALMINWRQYDPRLLELAKEILLKEKPAEQKTLFQHCYIRSLRPGDVLVDDVRTETSFELVLARGHLLTPTMIRRLEHFNKTSGVRQPIRVRRSKAAEPVLNETA encoded by the coding sequence ATGAAACGAGAAGAGATAATTGTCGTCGTGGATCCCGATGTCTCAGTGCAATCGGCCATGACAAAACTGTTCTCAGAGCATCACGCGCTTTCTTGTTTTTCAGACGCCGAAGCTGCGATTGAGTTTCTTAAAAAGCATCCTGCAGCAGCGGTTGTCTTTTCTTGTTATAATATCCCTGAGTACGATGGCGTTGCTTTTTTAAGTGAATGCGCAGTCGTGGCGCCGCAAGCGGCCCGTATCATGCTCACACGTGAGGGATCGAAGGACGTCATCAAGAAGGCTCTCAACGAGGGCCACGCGTTCATGTATCTTGAAAAACCCTGTCAGAGAGCTGAAATCATCTCTGCACTTGAGGCTGGTCTCTCGCATCATCGGCAATTGGCAAAAGAACGCGCTCTGCTCGAACGCACCTTATCAGGGTCAGTCAAGATGCTGATCGAAATGCTGTCCGTGTTCCACCCGGAAGCGTTTCGACGGACCCCGATCATTCGCCAGCAGGCAGTCCGGCTTGCCAGGGAGATCGGGCTTAAAAAGACCTGGGAATTGGAAATGGCCGTGATGCTGTCGCCGCTTGGTGAGGCCATGTTGCCCAAGGAGATCCTGTCCCGGTACCGGGCAGCCCGTAACCTTAGCGATGAGGAACGGTCGATTCTGGCCAAAGCTCCGGAACAGACGCGCGATCTTCTGCAAAATATCCCGCAGCTCGAGCGTGTGGCCGATTACCTTTATTTATCAGCCTGCGGCTACGACGGCTCCGGGTTTCCGGAAAACGGGCCAGAGGGCGACAAGATCCCGCTGGTGTCCAGGATCCTGAAGCTGCTCACCGACTTGTGGTATGCATCCCCCGAAGGGGGACCGGATGCTGCAGCTTTTGACGCGTTGATGATCAACTGGCGGCAATATGACCCCCGGCTTTTGGAGTTGGCCAAAGAGATCCTTTTGAAAGAAAAGCCTGCGGAACAGAAAACTCTCTTCCAGCATTGCTACATCCGTTCACTGCGGCCCGGGGATGTCCTTGTGGATGATGTGCGGACTGAAACATCTTTTGAGTTGGTTTTGGCCCGCGGTCATTTGCTCACCCCGACGATGATCCGGCGGTTAGAACACTTCAACAAAACGTCTGGTGTGCGGCAGCCGATTCGTGTGAGGCGATCCAAAGCAGCCGAACCGGTTCTTAACGAAACCGCTTGA
- the betI gene encoding transcriptional regulator BetI produces MPKVGMEEERRRSLINATVDAIHERGYSDVTMAQIAKRAGVSGGLVHHYFGSKDQLLAATMRHLLTELGREIQEGLSKASTPRERISAIIAGNFAVDQFQPAVIAAWLAFYVQSRTTTSNRRLLKIYAARLASNLTHNFKAFVPREDALRLAEGTASMIDGVWIRQALSDIKTDRQAAIALVENYVETQIAAVTAQSPSQ; encoded by the coding sequence ATGCCCAAAGTCGGGATGGAAGAAGAGCGGCGCCGGAGCCTTATAAATGCAACCGTTGATGCTATTCATGAGCGCGGTTACAGCGACGTCACGATGGCGCAAATCGCCAAGCGCGCCGGTGTTTCGGGTGGTCTTGTCCATCATTACTTTGGTTCAAAAGATCAATTACTTGCAGCCACAATGCGGCACCTTCTTACCGAGTTGGGGCGTGAAATTCAGGAAGGCCTGAGCAAGGCATCAACGCCAAGGGAACGCATATCGGCAATCATCGCGGGCAACTTTGCCGTGGACCAGTTTCAACCTGCAGTAATTGCTGCATGGTTGGCTTTTTATGTTCAATCACGCACGACAACGAGCAACCGGCGGCTGTTAAAAATCTACGCGGCGCGGCTTGCATCCAACCTGACACACAACTTCAAGGCGTTTGTTCCGCGCGAAGATGCTCTTCGCTTAGCCGAAGGAACCGCCTCCATGATCGACGGCGTCTGGATCCGCCAGGCGCTCAGTGACATCAAGACCGACCGCCAGGCGGCCATCGCCTTGGTCGAAAACTACGTTGAAACACAGATTGCGGCCGTGACCGCACAAAGTCCGTCTCAGTGA
- a CDS encoding choline ABC transporter substrate-binding protein: protein MKLTTKLVSGLALGLMMTGTSLAAEPESCKTVRFSDVGWTDITATTAATTVVLDALGYDTEIKILSVPVTYASLKNKDIDIFLGNWMPTMEGDIKAYREDGSVETVRANLEGAKYTLAVPQYTYDKGLKSFQDIAKFKDDLDGKIYGIEPGNDGNRLIIGMIDENLFGLEGFEVVESSEQGMLAQVSRAEKRDKDIVFLGWEPHPMNANFDMAYLEGGDEIFGPNYGGATVYTNVRAGYTSECANVGKLLNNLEFSLAMENEIMGAILNDGEDPQKAAKAWLKAHPATFEAWLDGVTTFDGGESFAAVKGDLGL from the coding sequence ATGAAACTCACAACCAAACTTGTAAGCGGTCTGGCTCTCGGATTGATGATGACCGGAACTTCCCTGGCCGCCGAGCCGGAGAGCTGCAAGACTGTTCGCTTCTCTGATGTTGGTTGGACCGATATCACCGCAACCACTGCGGCCACGACCGTTGTTCTTGATGCGTTGGGCTATGACACCGAGATCAAGATCCTGTCTGTTCCGGTGACCTACGCGTCTTTGAAAAACAAGGACATCGACATTTTCCTCGGCAACTGGATGCCGACTATGGAAGGCGACATCAAGGCATACCGCGAAGACGGCTCTGTTGAGACCGTCCGCGCCAACCTTGAAGGAGCCAAGTACACGCTCGCCGTTCCGCAATACACCTACGACAAGGGCCTGAAGAGCTTCCAGGATATTGCGAAGTTTAAGGACGATCTGGACGGCAAGATCTACGGCATCGAGCCGGGCAATGATGGCAACCGCCTCATCATCGGCATGATCGATGAAAACCTGTTCGGCCTGGAAGGTTTTGAAGTCGTCGAGTCTTCTGAACAAGGCATGCTGGCGCAGGTGTCCCGCGCTGAAAAGCGTGACAAGGACATCGTCTTCCTGGGCTGGGAACCGCACCCGATGAATGCCAACTTTGACATGGCTTACCTCGAAGGTGGCGATGAAATCTTTGGTCCGAACTATGGTGGTGCAACGGTCTATACCAACGTGCGTGCGGGCTACACCAGCGAGTGTGCCAATGTCGGCAAGCTGCTCAACAATCTCGAGTTCTCTCTTGCGATGGAGAACGAGATCATGGGCGCAATCCTGAACGATGGTGAAGATCCGCAGAAAGCAGCCAAGGCATGGCTGAAAGCGCATCCGGCAACGTTCGAAGCGTGGCTTGACGGTGTCACCACATTCGACGGCGGAGAATCCTTCGCTGCTGTCAAAGGCGACCTTGGTCTTTAA
- the choV gene encoding choline ABC transporter ATP-binding protein — translation MSASENTPVVSFKDVDIVFGDNPQSALPLIDAGNTRQEIQKETGQILGVAGATFDIYEGEVIVLMGLSGSGKSTLLRGVNGLNPVIRGEVQVHDGERYINPETCSEAELRQLRRRRIGMVFQQFGLLPWRTVSENVGFGLELAGVSQKDRDAKVKEQLKLVGLTGWGEKHVHELSGGMQQRVGLARAFATDAPLLLMDEPFSALDPLIRDKLQDELLDLQKELNRTIIFVSHDLDEAAKIGSRIAIMEGGRVIQLGTSQEIVKKPATPYVADFVSHMNPLNVLRARDIMVPPGSIPGSLANAPTCKADTTIREVARLKKESTEPVVVQRDGAVVGVIGENELLECML, via the coding sequence ATGAGTGCGTCTGAGAACACACCGGTTGTTTCCTTCAAGGATGTCGACATCGTTTTTGGCGACAATCCGCAATCGGCCTTGCCGTTGATCGATGCTGGCAACACACGCCAGGAGATCCAGAAGGAAACGGGTCAGATCCTTGGTGTTGCCGGAGCAACCTTTGACATTTACGAGGGCGAAGTCATCGTTCTGATGGGTTTGTCCGGGTCTGGGAAGTCGACTCTCCTGCGCGGGGTGAATGGGTTGAACCCCGTCATCCGGGGAGAAGTGCAGGTCCATGATGGTGAGCGCTACATCAACCCTGAGACATGTTCGGAAGCTGAGCTGCGTCAGTTGCGGCGCCGCCGGATCGGCATGGTCTTTCAGCAGTTCGGTTTGCTGCCTTGGCGTACCGTGTCCGAAAACGTCGGATTTGGTTTGGAGCTTGCCGGCGTTTCTCAAAAAGACCGCGACGCGAAAGTGAAAGAGCAGCTCAAACTCGTCGGTCTAACCGGGTGGGGTGAGAAACATGTCCATGAACTGTCGGGCGGCATGCAGCAGCGCGTCGGTCTGGCCCGGGCGTTTGCAACGGATGCCCCCTTACTTCTGATGGACGAGCCGTTTTCCGCTCTTGACCCGCTTATTCGCGACAAGTTGCAGGATGAACTTCTGGATCTTCAGAAGGAACTCAACAGGACCATCATATTCGTCAGCCACGATCTAGACGAGGCGGCAAAGATCGGGTCTCGCATCGCGATCATGGAGGGTGGACGGGTCATCCAGCTCGGCACTTCGCAGGAGATCGTGAAAAAACCGGCAACGCCCTATGTGGCTGATTTCGTAAGCCACATGAACCCGCTCAATGTTCTCCGGGCGCGCGACATCATGGTGCCGCCGGGAAGTATTCCCGGTTCTTTGGCCAATGCACCGACCTGCAAGGCCGACACGACCATCCGTGAGGTTGCGCGTTTGAAGAAAGAGAGCACGGAGCCGGTCGTCGTCCAGCGTGACGGTGCTGTAGTCGGGGTGATCGGTGAAAACGAGCTGCTTGAGTGTATGCTCTAG
- a CDS encoding YaiI/YqxD family protein, which yields MTVLYVDADACPVKDETIRVGERHKVRIVFVSNSWMRLPEGELIERVVVPEGPDEADNWIADHSGPGDVVITADVPLAARCVKTGAQVLSPNGKPFREDAIGMRLAMRDLNTHLREIGEIREGGPSFTKQDRSRFLNQLETVMRAAKRQTGA from the coding sequence ATGACTGTCCTTTATGTCGACGCGGACGCCTGCCCCGTCAAGGATGAGACAATCCGGGTCGGAGAGCGCCACAAAGTCAGGATCGTGTTCGTGTCGAACAGCTGGATGCGGCTGCCTGAAGGAGAACTCATTGAAAGGGTCGTGGTTCCCGAAGGACCGGACGAAGCCGACAATTGGATCGCGGACCACTCTGGTCCCGGAGACGTCGTCATCACCGCAGATGTTCCGCTGGCAGCTCGCTGCGTGAAGACTGGGGCGCAGGTCTTATCGCCGAACGGAAAACCGTTTCGCGAGGATGCCATCGGCATGCGGCTTGCCATGCGGGATCTCAACACGCACCTCAGAGAAATCGGCGAGATCCGTGAGGGCGGCCCCAGCTTCACCAAGCAAGACCGGTCCCGATTTCTCAATCAGCTTGAGACCGTTATGCGGGCGGCGAAGAGGCAAACTGGCGCCTGA
- the betA gene encoding choline dehydrogenase, which yields MTNQFDFIIVGAGSAGCALASRLSEDPQNRVLVLEFGGTDAGPFIQMPAALSYPMNMSLYDWGFESEPEPHLDGRRLATPRGKVIGGSSSINGMVYVRGHACDFDTWEEMGAAGWGYRHVLPYYKRMETSHGGQDGWRGTNGPMHIQRGSKWNPLFRAFKDAGEQAGYGVTEDYNGERQEGFADMEMTVHKGRRWSAANAYLKPALNRGNLDLIKGALVRKVIIKNGRATGVEFEVGGEIQIAHATREVVLSASAINSPKILMQSGIGPADHLSELGIDVVADRPGVGSNLQDHLELYLQQACTQPITLYKHWNLISKAVIGAQWLFFKNGLGASNQFESCAFIRSKAGVKYPDIQYHFLPFAVRYDGKAAAEGHGFQAHVGPMRSKSRGRIRLTSNDPRSKPSILFNYMSHEEDWEDFRTCIRLTREIFGQEAFAPYRGKEIQPGDHVQTDKDLNAFIKEHVESAYHPSCTCKMGAKDDPLAVVDPECRVIGVDGLRVADSSIFPQITNGNLNGPSLMVGEKASDHILGKTPLSASNQEPWINPAWETSQR from the coding sequence ATGACGAACCAGTTCGACTTCATCATCGTTGGTGCCGGATCGGCCGGGTGCGCCCTCGCTAGCCGCCTGTCTGAAGATCCGCAGAACCGTGTTCTCGTTCTGGAATTTGGTGGAACCGATGCGGGACCCTTCATTCAGATGCCCGCAGCCCTTTCCTATCCAATGAACATGTCCCTTTATGATTGGGGTTTTGAGAGCGAGCCGGAGCCGCACCTGGATGGCCGCCGCCTAGCAACACCGCGTGGCAAAGTGATCGGCGGCTCCTCCTCAATCAATGGAATGGTCTACGTGCGTGGCCATGCCTGCGACTTCGATACCTGGGAGGAAATGGGTGCCGCGGGTTGGGGCTATCGTCATGTCCTTCCCTATTACAAACGGATGGAAACCAGCCACGGCGGCCAAGACGGCTGGCGCGGCACCAATGGCCCGATGCACATCCAGCGCGGCAGCAAATGGAACCCGCTTTTCCGGGCATTCAAAGATGCCGGCGAACAGGCCGGGTATGGCGTGACCGAAGACTACAATGGCGAACGCCAAGAAGGTTTCGCCGATATGGAAATGACGGTCCACAAAGGCCGGCGTTGGTCTGCGGCAAATGCCTATCTGAAGCCCGCTCTGAACCGCGGCAATCTTGATCTGATCAAAGGCGCTTTGGTCCGGAAGGTCATCATTAAAAACGGCCGGGCGACGGGCGTGGAATTTGAAGTCGGGGGCGAAATCCAAATTGCCCATGCAACCCGCGAGGTTGTGCTGTCGGCCTCGGCGATCAACTCGCCCAAAATCCTGATGCAATCCGGCATTGGCCCTGCGGATCACCTTTCTGAACTTGGGATCGATGTGGTTGCAGACCGTCCAGGCGTCGGTTCCAACCTGCAGGACCACTTGGAACTTTACCTCCAACAGGCCTGTACCCAACCAATCACGCTCTATAAACACTGGAACCTGATTTCCAAAGCCGTAATCGGCGCCCAGTGGCTGTTCTTCAAGAATGGCCTTGGCGCGTCCAACCAGTTTGAAAGCTGTGCATTCATCCGGTCCAAGGCGGGTGTAAAGTATCCGGACATCCAATACCATTTCCTGCCGTTTGCCGTCCGGTATGACGGTAAAGCCGCAGCTGAAGGGCACGGCTTCCAGGCACATGTTGGGCCAATGCGATCCAAGTCACGTGGCCGGATCCGTCTGACATCGAATGATCCGCGTTCGAAACCGTCAATTCTCTTCAACTACATGTCTCATGAAGAGGACTGGGAGGACTTCCGCACCTGCATCCGCCTGACCCGCGAAATCTTTGGCCAGGAGGCCTTTGCGCCTTACCGCGGCAAGGAAATCCAGCCGGGTGATCACGTGCAGACAGATAAAGACCTGAACGCCTTCATCAAGGAACACGTCGAAAGCGCCTATCATCCGAGCTGTACCTGTAAGATGGGAGCTAAAGACGATCCGTTGGCCGTCGTGGATCCGGAATGCCGGGTCATTGGCGTAGATGGATTGCGTGTTGCGGACAGCTCCATCTTCCCGCAGATCACCAACGGAAATCTGAACGGGCCATCCCTGATGGTCGGCGAAAAGGCATCTGACCATATCCTTGGCAAGACGCCGCTTTCTGCGTCCAATCAGGAACCCTGGATCAACCCGGCTTGGGAAACCAGCCAGCGCTAA
- the choW gene encoding choline ABC transporter permease subunit, which produces MNWLTDYKLPIGPWARTMVDWLTDNAYWVFDGISVFLETLIDGILWLLQTPHPLVIVALAAGAGYAVHRKISLAAFIAVSLMLIINQGYWEETTETLALVIAASVVCMAVGIPIGVYGAHNPRFFAAMRPVLDLMQTIPTFVYLIPALILFGLGMVPGLIATVIFAIPAPIRLTQLGVSSTPTALLEAGEAFGATKSQLLWKIELPYALPQIMAGLTQTIMLSLSMVVIAALVGADGLGVPTLRALNTVNIAQGFEVGVCIVLIAIVLDRFFRKEEGGKS; this is translated from the coding sequence TTGAACTGGCTGACAGATTATAAATTGCCGATTGGGCCATGGGCGCGAACCATGGTCGATTGGCTCACCGACAACGCCTATTGGGTGTTCGACGGCATCTCTGTGTTTTTGGAGACGCTGATCGACGGCATCTTGTGGCTGTTGCAAACTCCGCACCCGCTGGTCATCGTGGCACTTGCTGCAGGTGCGGGATATGCGGTTCACCGGAAAATCTCATTGGCGGCGTTCATTGCAGTTTCCCTGATGTTGATCATCAATCAGGGCTATTGGGAAGAAACCACAGAAACACTCGCCTTGGTGATTGCGGCCTCCGTGGTCTGTATGGCGGTTGGCATTCCCATCGGCGTGTATGGCGCGCACAACCCGCGCTTTTTTGCAGCCATGCGGCCCGTGCTCGACTTGATGCAGACGATCCCGACATTCGTGTACCTTATCCCGGCCCTGATCCTGTTTGGACTTGGCATGGTACCGGGGTTGATTGCAACAGTGATCTTCGCCATTCCGGCGCCGATCCGGCTGACGCAGCTGGGCGTTTCCTCGACACCGACAGCTCTTCTTGAGGCAGGCGAGGCGTTTGGGGCGACCAAGTCGCAGCTGCTCTGGAAAATCGAGCTGCCCTATGCCCTGCCGCAGATCATGGCCGGTCTGACGCAGACCATCATGCTGTCCCTGTCTATGGTCGTGATTGCTGCACTCGTTGGCGCTGATGGACTTGGCGTGCCGACACTTCGGGCACTCAATACGGTGAACATCGCGCAGGGCTTCGAAGTCGGGGTGTGTATCGTCCTGATCGCGATCGTTCTGGACCGGTTTTTCCGTAAGGAAGAGGGAGGCAAATCATGA
- a CDS encoding glycosyltransferase family 2 protein, with protein sequence MTQRLPLSAFIIAKNEADRIPAAIKSVVGWVDEVIVIDSGSEDETVAVAESLGARVVFNEWPGYGLQKRFGEDQCRNDWLLNLDADEEITPALAAEIKTKFDDQSYMASDAWRIMIRDTFPHETEPASWAYGYNQIRLYDRRKGRFSASTVHDTVRPQEGATLGDLKGIMAHRSDRSLEFSVGKYNRYSDMQVQDMLDRGRKIPKYRLLTEFPVSFFKGYFVRKYRKYGWWGFILAMNYAHGRFLRVAKAYEAELLRKTGRK encoded by the coding sequence ATGACCCAACGCCTTCCATTGTCAGCATTCATCATCGCAAAAAATGAAGCTGATCGGATCCCGGCTGCAATCAAAAGCGTTGTCGGCTGGGTCGATGAAGTCATCGTGATAGACAGCGGCTCGGAAGATGAGACGGTCGCGGTTGCCGAGTCCCTTGGTGCAAGGGTCGTTTTCAATGAGTGGCCGGGCTATGGCCTACAAAAACGCTTCGGCGAAGACCAATGCCGCAACGATTGGCTCCTCAACTTGGACGCTGATGAGGAAATCACCCCGGCGCTTGCGGCCGAGATCAAAACAAAATTCGATGACCAGAGCTACATGGCTTCAGATGCCTGGCGGATTATGATCCGGGATACGTTTCCGCATGAAACAGAACCAGCGTCTTGGGCCTACGGCTACAACCAAATCCGGCTTTATGACCGCCGTAAGGGACGCTTCTCGGCCTCTACCGTTCACGACACCGTCCGGCCGCAGGAAGGTGCGACCTTAGGCGACCTTAAAGGCATCATGGCCCACCGGTCCGACAGGTCTCTTGAATTCAGCGTCGGCAAATACAACCGCTATTCGGATATGCAGGTTCAGGATATGCTGGACCGAGGCCGGAAAATACCGAAATACCGGCTCTTGACCGAATTTCCGGTCAGCTTCTTCAAAGGTTATTTTGTCCGGAAATACCGCAAATACGGCTGGTGGGGCTTCATTCTGGCAATGAACTATGCGCACGGACGTTTTCTACGTGTCGCCAAAGCCTATGAAGCCGAGCTGTTGAGAAAGACCGGCCGAAAGTAG
- a CDS encoding acetyl-CoA acetyltransferase has translation MTAAMVGWAHLPFGKHSDETVESMIVKAATDAIHDAGISPEDVDEIVLGHFNAGFSAQDFTAALVLQANPALRFTPATRVENACATGSAAVHQGVRAVSSGAARFVLVVGVEQMTTTPGPEIGKNLLKASYLKEDGDTPAGFAGVFGKIADSYFQKYGDQSDALAKIAAKNHKNGVGNPYAQMRKDLGYEFCRDESEKNPFVAGPLKRTDCSLVSDGAAAMVLTDPATALGMQKAVAFRGLAHVQDFLPMSKRDILKFEGCSKAWGQALGDANLAIDDLSFVETHDCFTIAELIEYEAMGLTKEGEGSRAVLEGWTEMDGKLPVNPSGGLKAKGHPIGATGVSMHVLTAMQLTGTAGDIQVKNAELGGIFNMGGAAVANYVSILQSMK, from the coding sequence ATGACTGCTGCGATGGTTGGGTGGGCGCATCTGCCTTTCGGGAAACACTCTGACGAAACAGTTGAAAGCATGATCGTGAAAGCGGCGACAGACGCCATTCACGATGCGGGCATTTCTCCTGAAGATGTCGACGAGATTGTTCTCGGTCACTTCAACGCTGGATTTTCGGCGCAGGATTTTACCGCCGCGCTTGTGCTGCAGGCCAATCCAGCGCTCCGGTTCACTCCGGCAACTCGGGTCGAGAACGCATGTGCGACCGGGTCTGCCGCCGTTCATCAGGGCGTCCGCGCGGTGTCGTCCGGCGCAGCACGATTTGTACTCGTTGTCGGTGTGGAGCAAATGACGACCACCCCGGGGCCGGAGATCGGCAAGAACCTGCTAAAGGCGTCTTACTTGAAAGAGGATGGCGACACACCGGCAGGATTTGCGGGAGTTTTCGGCAAGATCGCGGATTCCTATTTTCAGAAATACGGCGATCAGTCCGATGCTTTGGCAAAGATTGCTGCCAAGAACCACAAGAACGGTGTGGGCAACCCTTATGCGCAGATGCGCAAGGATTTGGGATATGAGTTCTGCCGGGATGAGAGCGAGAAAAACCCGTTTGTGGCAGGTCCGCTGAAGCGCACCGACTGTTCGCTCGTCTCAGATGGCGCTGCGGCCATGGTCCTGACAGACCCGGCGACAGCGCTTGGTATGCAAAAGGCCGTTGCCTTCCGCGGTCTGGCGCATGTGCAGGACTTCCTGCCGATGTCGAAACGCGACATCCTGAAATTTGAAGGTTGTTCAAAAGCTTGGGGCCAAGCACTCGGGGATGCGAACCTTGCCATCGACGATCTTTCATTTGTCGAGACACACGACTGCTTCACCATAGCCGAGTTGATCGAATACGAGGCGATGGGACTGACCAAAGAGGGTGAGGGCTCACGGGCTGTTCTCGAAGGCTGGACCGAAATGGATGGCAAGTTGCCTGTCAATCCGTCTGGCGGTCTGAAGGCCAAAGGTCACCCGATTGGCGCAACCGGCGTTTCCATGCACGTTCTAACGGCCATGCAGCTGACCGGGACGGCGGGCGATATCCAGGTAAAAAACGCGGAACTTGGCGGGATCTTCAACATGGGCGGCGCAGCTGTCGCCAACTATGTTTCGATCCTTCAGTCGATGAAATAA
- a CDS encoding TIGR03862 family flavoprotein — translation MIDALIIGAGPAGLFAAEHLSAKGYDVVVVDRMPSPARKFLMAGRGGLNLTHSEPIETFVSRYREAENFIKPLICDFPPKYLIDWCEGLGQETFVGTSGRVFPKSMKASPLLRAWLRRLDDSGVRLLTRSTFHGFSQDGNVLISRDNEAPSPMPSRAVLLALGGASWPKLGSDAAWVPVLRDAGVEVVDFQPSNCGFEVSWSAFIKQRFAGHPLKRIKVTSGSHSVLGEAILSEKGLEGGAIYALSAEIRTQLNLSGTAPISIDLRPQLTHQTLHEKLGRPRGKQSMSTFLRKTIGLQPLEQALIRESGPLPEAPGDLATRIKTVPVTCTATYDIDRAISSAGGVALAEVDPHLMLRKMPGVFVSGEMLDWEAPTGGYLLQACFASGLAAANGITANLTSMSPEVSGT, via the coding sequence ATGATAGATGCATTGATCATCGGAGCTGGTCCAGCCGGCCTGTTTGCAGCCGAACACCTGTCTGCCAAGGGGTATGACGTCGTTGTGGTGGACCGGATGCCATCGCCGGCACGGAAATTCCTAATGGCTGGACGCGGCGGACTGAATTTGACCCACAGCGAACCGATTGAAACGTTTGTCAGCCGGTATCGCGAGGCCGAAAACTTTATCAAACCCCTCATCTGCGATTTTCCGCCAAAATACCTGATCGATTGGTGCGAAGGGCTCGGTCAGGAGACCTTTGTTGGGACGAGTGGCCGTGTCTTTCCCAAGTCCATGAAAGCGTCCCCGCTCCTGCGTGCATGGCTTCGGCGTTTGGACGACAGCGGTGTCCGCTTGCTCACCCGCTCTACGTTTCATGGGTTCTCCCAAGATGGCAATGTGTTGATTTCAAGAGACAATGAGGCACCATCACCAATGCCGTCCCGCGCAGTCTTGCTGGCCCTTGGCGGGGCGAGCTGGCCGAAACTTGGGTCTGATGCTGCCTGGGTTCCCGTACTGCGCGACGCCGGGGTTGAGGTGGTTGACTTTCAACCTTCCAATTGCGGATTTGAAGTGTCTTGGAGCGCGTTCATCAAACAACGGTTTGCCGGGCACCCGTTAAAGCGGATCAAGGTCACCAGCGGATCGCACTCGGTTCTAGGTGAAGCTATCCTTTCCGAAAAGGGGCTTGAAGGCGGGGCAATCTATGCCTTGTCTGCCGAGATCAGGACGCAGCTCAACCTATCTGGTACCGCGCCCATTTCGATCGATCTGCGTCCCCAACTCACTCATCAGACGTTGCACGAAAAGCTCGGGCGCCCGCGGGGCAAGCAGTCCATGTCGACATTTCTTAGAAAGACGATCGGCTTGCAACCGCTAGAACAGGCGCTCATCAGGGAAAGTGGCCCCCTCCCGGAAGCCCCCGGAGATTTGGCAACACGGATCAAGACCGTTCCGGTGACCTGTACCGCCACATACGATATCGACCGCGCCATTTCCTCTGCAGGCGGAGTGGCCTTGGCGGAAGTCGATCCACATCTCATGCTGCGCAAAATGCCGGGGGTGTTTGTCTCCGGTGAAATGCTTGATTGGGAAGCCCCAACCGGCGGCTATCTTCTGCAAGCCTGTTTCGCATCTGGACTGGCGGCTGCTAATGGGATCACCGCCAATCTTACCTCAATGTCACCGGAGGTCTCTGGAACATGA
- a CDS encoding cold-shock protein — protein MRENGTIKFFNHDRGFGFITPENGGKDVFVHVTAFEQAGIGTPVEGAKVSFVAEDDRRGRGKQAAQLELL, from the coding sequence ATGCGCGAGAACGGCACGATCAAATTCTTCAATCACGACCGTGGCTTCGGCTTCATTACCCCGGAAAACGGTGGCAAGGACGTTTTTGTCCATGTTACGGCTTTTGAACAGGCTGGAATTGGAACACCGGTTGAAGGCGCAAAGGTTTCTTTCGTCGCCGAAGATGACCGTCGCGGCCGAGGCAAACAGGCAGCTCAGCTCGAGCTCCTCTAA